The Coccidioides posadasii str. Silveira chromosome 2, complete sequence genomic interval GTTGGAATGAGAGCGGGGCGGGAGTCAGGTGGTCTCCAGCAACACAGTGATTTAGTGGCTTGGCATTGGGGTTGGTAGGCAGGGTTTGACTACCGGGATTCGACGAAGAATGCCAGGGGGCAAACGGCACCGTTGTTGGGTTTGACGTGTGGAGTCCTAGTGGTGGGTTGGACCGTAGGTGCGGATCAAGGTCCGCAAATCCAGCGTCGATGTCAATGCCTAGGCCTATCTCCTCATCGTCGATGATATCAAGATCAAGCGCCACGGGCTTAACTGGGTTGTGCTTCTGCCTTGGTTGCTGGGCGTGGTCATGCGGGGCCGGGTGGCTGGAATGCTCGTTCTCCTCTCCCCGAAAGCTATAACATGACGAAGGGGATCGACTGACTGGATCTAGCTGCAAGAGCGGTTGTCGCCTTGGCTCGCTAGGCACTTCCGCCACTGTGTCTGGGGTAAGCGGAAACGAATTTGGCCCCGAGGAGAATGAAGAATAAGAGCTATGCTTATTTTCTAAGCTGGAGTTGTCGTTGCTCTCGCCGCTGTCGCGATGGTTCATTGCTGCTTCGGGATGGAAACGACAATGTGGCTCGAAATCGCTGGCAACACTGCATATCGCCCGGGCGAACCTGGCTGCTACTTGTGCTGAAGATGGGCGGACCTCAGGGTTTCGTGCGAGCATATCTTTCACTACCGCTAGCAAGGGAGACACGGCGCGATAATATGAACCCTTCTGCTTCGATGCTTCACGTTCGAGGATATCCATCCATGAGAAAATTTGCTCGGTGTTCCTCGCAAGATGAAAGGAAGCATCTGGGATATTGCCTCCATATCCAGGTGTACGATTTTTTGCTCCCCGGTGGTTGACGAAAGCGGATTGTTTCTTTTTGCAGACGCAGGTAAGGATATCCAAAGAAATAGCTGCAAGGCAAAAGACATCTGACGCCGGAACGTGGTGCCCTAAAGGTAAGGTCCCGAGTCTTCGTTCGCTGCTGTTCCTCCCACTGCCGTCATTGCCGTAAGTGCTTAATTTTAGATTGTTTGGGCTATTCAATGTACCTATTGTCGCCAGTTTTGGAGTTGCTGGATGAAAATGATTCGACGACGAGGTCGACATTGTCGACTGCGAAGTAAAACTCGGGATATTCCTCCGTGCTATGGAGTTATGGGAACTAGACGCATTTGATGAGGAGGATGTGGATCTCGTCAAGGAAATTTTAGAGTGGCGCTTTGATGCTGGAGACCGGGAGAAAAACCCCGCCGGTGACCAGCCAGGGGCGTTGTTCTGCATAGCATTTGAGGGTCGATCATCCCTCTTAGCAGTTCCTGGTCGGGATGGAGGACAGCTCTGAGGATAGAGAGTTGACGTAACAGGTAAAACATTTGATTTCTGCTCTGGAGCCGCGTACTGGTAGGTTTCCATGTTATTTGGCTGTTTTTGAGGGATCAATGGGTTGAACGAATCGAAGAAGCCCAAGAAAATGCGACTCTCCGAATCAATGAAGACATTGGATGGGCGAATGGCACCGTGGCACTG includes:
- a CDS encoding uncharacterized protein (EggNog:ENOG410PKMQ~COG:T), which gives rise to MPEITSRWWPDERVDATVSRDYVLKTLDPALHSRLDRYPSFGKSLTDDSYIDWILERARKLYLVLLEINFQDRIFHLIDHGYDDADLPITRENTANLRLSSMVKDVFLDWRFPGVQRQYLVRSIPEGEHTRFHEHDLIPLKELHRQKIPVSFPDSFQVDRVVHAGSKCREVLRLKFTLDEVHFCQDEQEILREVRALRPFAHEHIMSVFGSYSVGDTLNVLLSGSPECTLKSFLKDRPSSFKHLSKDDQLSVLLNWPHCLASGLAWLHGHGQCHGAIRPSNVFIDSESRIFLGFFDSFNPLIPQKQPNNMETYQYAAPEQKSNVLPVTSTLYPQSCPPSRPGTAKRDDRPSNAMQNNAPGWSPAGFFSRSPASKRHSKISLTRSTSSSSNASSSHNSIARRNIPSFTSQSTMSTSSSNHFHPATPKLATIGTLNSPNNLKLSTYGNDGSGRNSSERRLGTLPLGHHVPASDVFCLAAISLDILTCVCKKKQSAFVNHRGAKNRTPGYGGNIPDASFHLARNTEQIFSWMDILEREASKQKGSYYRAVSPLLAVVKDMLARNPEVRPSSAQVAARFARAICSVASDFEPHCRFHPEAAMNHRDSGESNDNSSLENKHSSYSSFSSGPNSFPLTPDTVAEVPSEPRRQPLLQLDPVSRSPSSCYSFRGEENEHSSHPAPHDHAQQPRQKHNPVKPVALDLDIIDDEEIGLGIDIDAGFADLDPHLRSNPPLGLHTSNPTTVPFAPWHSSSNPGSQTLPTNPNAKPLNHCVAGDHLTPAPLSFQPIRSAPHPEFLPPRILDSDFSPSPVIPGYIPSRSRTPNEGGRTKLQKFPRSPVTPWKVREADQIPQTQVPVDPPEFNLDSVNRRGYPNFSRHRTSVMGR